One window from the genome of Gemmatimonadota bacterium encodes:
- a CDS encoding cytochrome c, protein MALIYAGFLCVLCLAAASACRQDMHDQPRAEPFEESDFFGDRRSVRPAVEGTVARGHLRLDEHFYTGKIDGALATTFPAAVTIEMLKRGQERYDIYCAPCHSKTGDGLGMIVQRGMRQPESFHSQRLLDVEVGHYFDVVTNGFGTMYSYEERIDPADRWAIAAYIRALQMSQGANLAELPESDQQRIQQIVEVEE, encoded by the coding sequence ATGGCCCTCATATACGCCGGTTTCCTGTGCGTCCTGTGCCTGGCCGCCGCGTCGGCCTGCCGGCAGGACATGCACGACCAGCCGCGTGCCGAGCCCTTCGAGGAGAGCGACTTCTTCGGCGACCGGCGGTCGGTGCGTCCCGCCGTGGAAGGGACCGTTGCCCGGGGCCACCTGAGGCTGGACGAGCATTTCTATACGGGCAAGATCGACGGCGCGCTGGCGACGACGTTTCCCGCCGCGGTAACCATTGAAATGCTGAAGCGGGGGCAGGAGCGGTACGACATCTACTGCGCGCCGTGCCACAGCAAGACGGGCGACGGGCTCGGCATGATCGTGCAGCGCGGCATGAGGCAGCCGGAGTCCTTTCACAGCCAGCGGCTCCTCGATGTGGAGGTGGGGCATTACTTCGACGTGGTGACCAACGGTTTCGGTACCATGTACAGTTACGAGGAACGCATCGATCCGGCCGACCGTTGGGCCATCGCCGCCTATATCCGCGCGCTGCAGATGAGCCAGGGCGCCAACCTGGCCGAACTGCCGGAATCGGATCAGCAGCGAATTCAACAAATCGTGGAAGTGGAAGAATGA
- a CDS encoding DUF3341 domain-containing protein encodes MNHGPAQPKLRGLVAEFENEEAVVEATQKTVDAGYHHIETYTPYPLDELLDIQHLHKNKVALVILIGGLTGCAVGFFMQWFASVIHYPINVGGRPLNSWPAFIPVMFECTVLFASFAALIGMMVMNKLPRPNHPLFDIERFRYATQDRFFLCIEAEDPYFEKDATRQFLEELNPHEVNEVEA; translated from the coding sequence ATGAATCACGGACCCGCCCAGCCCAAACTGCGCGGCCTCGTGGCCGAGTTTGAAAACGAGGAAGCCGTCGTGGAAGCCACGCAGAAGACCGTGGACGCCGGGTACCATCATATCGAGACCTACACGCCCTACCCCCTCGACGAGTTGTTGGACATCCAGCACCTCCACAAAAACAAGGTGGCGCTGGTGATCCTGATCGGCGGGCTGACCGGATGCGCCGTGGGTTTCTTCATGCAGTGGTTCGCCTCCGTGATCCACTACCCGATCAACGTGGGCGGCCGGCCCCTGAACAGCTGGCCGGCCTTCATTCCGGTCATGTTCGAGTGCACGGTCCTGTTCGCTTCCTTCGCCGCGCTGATCGGCATGATGGTCATGAACAAGCTGCCCCGGCCGAACCATCCGCTTTTCGATATCGAGCGGTTCCGGTACGCCACGCAGGACCGGTTCTTCCTGTGCATCGAGGCGGAGGACCCGTACTTCGAAAAGGACGCGACCCGGCAGTTTCTAGAAGAGCTGAACCCGCACGAGGTGAACGAAGTTGAAGCGTAG
- a CDS encoding hydrogenase — protein sequence MSQQEQAVDIAKVDKYTGDGFVAPEYNNTTVTQKISNIVLRSDSPWGWYLAVAVLLPIVGMLGISITWLVLIGTGIWGLNVPVGWGFAIINFVWWIGIGHAGTLISAILHLMRQDWRNSINRFAEAMTIFAVMCAGMFPLLHVGRPWLAYWLLPLPNTMSLWPQWRSPLVWDVFAVSTYFTVSLIFWYMGMIPDLGTLRDRAKHPIVARIYGIFAMGWRGASSHWARYEKAYLILAGLSTPLVLSVHSIVSLDFAVSLIPGWHTTVFPPYFVAGAIYAGFAMVLTLTIPVRHWFGLQGLITTRHLENMGKVTLATGFIVVYGYAMEAFISWYSASPYEGFMMWNRMTGQYAPVYWALIFCNAVSIQILWWKRARRSPLVLFIVSLIVGVGMWLERFVIVVTSLANDYMPSSWDYYAGTIWDWSLYIGTIGFFLFMMCLFIRFLPMIPMSEMKMIIPKHRNKKDA from the coding sequence TTGTCGCAACAGGAACAGGCAGTCGACATAGCAAAGGTCGATAAGTACACGGGCGACGGTTTCGTAGCTCCCGAGTACAACAACACCACCGTCACCCAGAAGATATCCAATATCGTCCTCAGATCGGATTCGCCCTGGGGCTGGTACCTGGCCGTGGCGGTCCTGCTGCCCATCGTCGGCATGCTGGGCATCTCCATCACCTGGCTGGTGCTGATCGGAACCGGCATCTGGGGGCTGAACGTGCCGGTCGGCTGGGGATTCGCCATTATCAACTTCGTCTGGTGGATCGGGATCGGACACGCCGGGACGCTCATCTCCGCCATCCTGCACCTCATGCGGCAGGACTGGCGCAACTCGATCAACCGGTTCGCGGAAGCCATGACGATCTTCGCCGTGATGTGCGCCGGCATGTTTCCGCTGCTCCACGTGGGCCGTCCCTGGCTGGCCTACTGGCTGCTGCCGCTGCCCAACACCATGTCCCTGTGGCCGCAGTGGCGCTCGCCTTTGGTCTGGGACGTCTTCGCCGTATCCACCTACTTCACGGTTTCCCTGATCTTCTGGTACATGGGGATGATCCCGGATCTCGGCACCCTGCGGGACCGGGCGAAGCATCCGATTGTCGCGCGGATCTACGGCATATTCGCCATGGGCTGGCGCGGCGCGTCCTCCCACTGGGCCCGTTACGAGAAGGCCTACCTGATCCTGGCCGGCCTGTCCACTCCCCTGGTCCTGTCCGTGCACTCCATCGTTTCGCTCGACTTCGCCGTCTCGCTGATCCCGGGCTGGCACACCACCGTGTTTCCGCCCTACTTCGTGGCCGGCGCCATCTACGCCGGATTCGCCATGGTGCTGACGCTGACCATCCCCGTGCGGCACTGGTTCGGCCTGCAGGGACTGATCACGACGCGCCACCTGGAGAACATGGGCAAGGTGACCCTGGCGACGGGCTTCATCGTCGTGTACGGATACGCCATGGAGGCCTTCATATCGTGGTACAGCGCGAGCCCCTACGAAGGGTTCATGATGTGGAACCGCATGACCGGTCAGTACGCGCCGGTTTACTGGGCGCTGATCTTCTGCAACGCGGTCAGCATCCAGATTCTCTGGTGGAAGCGCGCACGCCGAAGCCCCCTCGTGCTGTTCATCGTCTCCCTGATCGTCGGCGTCGGCATGTGGCTGGAACGGTTCGTCATCGTCGTGACCAGCCTGGCCAACGACTACATGCCTTCGTCGTGGGACTACTACGCGGGCACGATCTGGGACTGGAGCCTGTACATCGGCACCATCGGATTCTTCCTGTTCATGATGTGCCTGTTCATCCGGTTCCTGCCCATGATCCCCATGTCCGAGATGAAGATGATCATACCGAAGCACCGGAACAAGAAGGACGCCTAA